In one window of Hymenobacter nivis DNA:
- a CDS encoding M1 family metallopeptidase — MPRFSSLKAALLLLLAAPAAHAQLTNSGTDKFAQLETLLPTANSYRTASGAPGPQYWQQRADYNIAVTLDDAKQAITGRETITYTNLSPDTLPYLWVQLDQNILDKNSITTATQVAALDARVPFQAVDNMVQRDFDGGFKIESVTSADGKALAHVINHTMMRVDLPRALGPKQSVSFKINWRYNINDQLKINERSGYEYFPQDKNYLYEIAQFYPRMAVYSDFQGWQNKQFLGNGEFALPFGDYRVSITAPADHVVGATGTLQNAAQVLTGTQQARLRQAVGAKKPVLIVSQAEAVKNESSQAGRTKTWTFAAKNVRDFAWCSSRKFIWDAMGVQQNGKPVMCMSYYPKEGNPLWGKYSTEVVAHTIKTYSKFTIPYQYPVAISVHGPVGGMEYPMLCFNGGRPEADGTYSADRKYGMISVIIHEVGHNFFPMIVNSDERQWTWMDEGLNTFMQYLTEQEWERNYPSRRGEPKDIVAYMRTDKSLQTPIMTNSESVLQFGNNAYGKPATALNVLRETVMGRELFDYAFKTYAQRWAYKHPTPADFFRTMEDASAVDLDWFWRGWFYGTDRCDLSIDAVKYYNVNTKDPSVENARLQKLQAAQPQTVSQQRNAQDIKQTVVDEKPDLKDFYNSYDPLAVTDADRSRYTAYTKNLTSDQQQRLRDNTNFYELSLRNVGGLVMPVILQLTYADGSQEIQNIPVELWRKNNEQVTKVVTTSKPVVSFVLDPYLQTADTDLSNNAYPRQPVASRFELFQQSFPAQPNPMQLQSIQSSTQKAEDKPLNK; from the coding sequence ATGCCCCGTTTTTCCTCCCTGAAAGCCGCGCTGCTGCTGCTGCTGGCCGCCCCGGCGGCCCACGCGCAGCTCACCAACTCCGGCACCGACAAGTTCGCGCAGCTCGAAACGCTGCTGCCCACGGCTAACAGCTACCGCACCGCCAGCGGGGCCCCGGGGCCCCAGTACTGGCAGCAGCGCGCCGACTACAACATCGCCGTGACGCTCGACGATGCCAAGCAGGCCATTACGGGCCGCGAAACCATCACCTACACCAACCTCTCGCCCGACACGCTGCCCTACCTGTGGGTGCAGCTCGACCAAAACATCCTCGATAAAAACTCCATTACCACCGCCACGCAGGTGGCCGCGCTCGACGCGCGGGTGCCATTCCAGGCCGTGGACAATATGGTGCAGCGCGACTTCGACGGCGGGTTCAAGATTGAGTCCGTGACCTCGGCCGACGGCAAGGCGCTGGCTCACGTCATCAACCATACCATGATGCGGGTGGATTTGCCCCGGGCCCTGGGGCCCAAGCAGTCGGTGTCGTTCAAAATTAATTGGCGCTACAATATCAACGACCAGCTGAAAATCAACGAGCGCAGCGGGTACGAATACTTTCCGCAGGACAAAAATTACCTCTACGAAATCGCGCAGTTTTACCCGCGCATGGCCGTGTACTCAGATTTCCAGGGCTGGCAGAATAAGCAGTTTTTGGGCAACGGCGAGTTTGCCCTACCCTTTGGCGACTACCGCGTGAGCATTACCGCCCCGGCCGACCACGTGGTGGGCGCCACCGGCACGCTCCAGAACGCTGCCCAGGTGCTCACTGGTACCCAGCAGGCGCGCCTGCGCCAGGCCGTGGGGGCCAAAAAGCCGGTGCTCATCGTGAGCCAGGCCGAGGCCGTGAAGAACGAAAGCAGCCAGGCCGGCCGCACCAAAACCTGGACCTTCGCCGCCAAAAACGTGCGCGACTTTGCCTGGTGCAGCTCGCGTAAGTTTATCTGGGACGCCATGGGCGTGCAGCAGAACGGTAAGCCGGTGATGTGCATGAGCTACTACCCCAAGGAGGGTAACCCGCTGTGGGGCAAGTACTCTACGGAAGTAGTGGCCCACACCATCAAGACGTATTCGAAGTTTACCATCCCGTACCAGTACCCGGTGGCCATCTCGGTGCACGGCCCGGTGGGCGGCATGGAGTACCCGATGCTGTGCTTCAACGGGGGCCGGCCTGAGGCCGACGGCACCTACTCGGCCGACCGGAAGTACGGCATGATTTCGGTGATCATTCACGAAGTGGGCCACAACTTCTTCCCGATGATTGTGAACTCCGATGAGCGCCAGTGGACGTGGATGGACGAAGGCCTGAATACCTTTATGCAGTACCTGACGGAGCAGGAGTGGGAGCGCAACTACCCCTCGCGCCGCGGCGAGCCGAAGGACATTGTGGCTTATATGCGCACCGATAAGAGCCTGCAAACCCCGATTATGACCAACTCGGAATCGGTGCTGCAATTTGGTAATAACGCCTACGGCAAGCCCGCCACGGCCCTGAACGTACTGCGCGAAACGGTGATGGGCCGCGAGCTGTTCGACTACGCCTTCAAAACCTACGCCCAGCGCTGGGCCTACAAGCACCCCACGCCCGCCGATTTCTTCCGCACGATGGAGGACGCCTCGGCTGTGGACCTTGACTGGTTCTGGCGCGGCTGGTTCTACGGCACCGACCGCTGCGACCTGAGCATTGACGCGGTGAAGTACTACAACGTGAACACCAAGGACCCGAGCGTGGAAAACGCCCGCCTGCAAAAACTGCAAGCTGCCCAGCCGCAAACCGTATCGCAGCAGCGCAACGCCCAGGACATCAAGCAGACCGTGGTGGACGAGAAGCCCGACCTGAAGGACTTCTACAACAGCTACGACCCGCTGGCCGTGACCGATGCCGACCGCAGCCGCTACACCGCTTACACCAAAAACCTGACCTCCGACCAGCAGCAGCGCCTGCGCGACAACACCAACTTCTACGAGCTGAGCCTCCGCAATGTGGGCGGCCTCGTAATGCCAGTCATTCTGCAACTGACCTACGCCGATGGCAGCCAGGAAATCCAGAATATTCCGGTGGAGCTGTGGCGCAAAAACAACGAGCAGGTGACTAAGGTCGTGACCACG